In one window of Bacteroidales bacterium DNA:
- a CDS encoding CHAT domain-containing protein produces the protein MNSFKSQFNYLIFKNLVLFLAGFFVALTVDAQQLTNANYASILYDSSKVYYSVGNYNNAIKDLNRILLLKSKLPDDNSPEYFKIYNLFGVVYRRQGDLSRAIDFYKKASKSTSDIFNLSVINGNIANIYSLKGDYSKAIYYYENTLQVLEKSDDSKRYRYMADYNHNVGFCYYKLENYSLARDYYLKSIQLAEKNKLGGVGETYYNSGLVYQKLDSLEKANYCFKKAIECNTKEFGENHYMTGMAYMNYAAFYSDIRDYKNSSKLYKKSLAILQNTLGDKHPYTSLCLKNIGFLNYQLNQYKQALIYFQKSLIAKIYNYNDSSVYVNPVPDIFPDMDLLVVLKLKAQAFKKLSERERKEENLKAALATLELTTVFIEQLRTGYLYEGSKLQIAAKEHETYLSIVEIANALYEISGDSKYLGIAFRYAEYSKYAVLRELKNEEMAKGVAGIPDSISDNERRVKQQIASIRMQVADESKLEHPNRPKIDRWNEQLFSLYQNLEGLMQRLESNYPLYFKQKYSNQVVSVEQLQKSMGKNEAILEYVLGNNALYTFTITKETFQLVKQEADSTSHTSLNFLISALHSEYSSDYAAYRNSAYALYKKLIYPVEPLLKNKSLLIIPDGGLNLIAFDILIDKPYRDGDKRDYRQESYLLKKYPIGYAYSATLYNNTLSNTYKGSPDFLGIAPDYKNSKDSLRSIPLGLQNIRKIALLTFGKSLTGNSATEGAFKKYCGRYGIIHFYAHGFEDTLNPANSKLVLSAPTDSVNDGYLHAWEVYNMQLNAELVVLASCYSGSGKMSKGEGVLSLSRSFMYAGSKSLIMSLWVAYDRSTNSILNSFYLNMLKGMRKDEALRLAKLEYLENADLASPRFWAGIVVNGNQNALYSYWYLKKAIIATIIILILFLIFRKRKTIGTKLRKFSR, from the coding sequence ATGAATTCTTTTAAATCACAGTTTAATTACTTGATATTCAAAAATCTTGTTTTATTCTTAGCGGGTTTTTTTGTTGCTCTGACAGTAGATGCACAACAACTTACTAATGCCAATTATGCAAGTATACTTTACGATAGCAGTAAGGTATACTATTCAGTTGGAAATTATAATAATGCTATAAAAGATTTAAATAGAATTCTTCTGCTAAAGAGTAAGTTACCAGATGATAACAGTCCTGAATACTTTAAGATATATAACCTGTTTGGGGTAGTTTATAGAAGACAGGGTGATCTAAGTAGGGCTATTGATTTTTACAAAAAAGCATCAAAAAGTACTTCCGATATTTTTAACTTATCAGTTATCAATGGAAATATTGCCAATATTTATTCCTTAAAGGGAGATTATTCAAAAGCCATTTACTACTACGAAAACACCCTTCAGGTACTTGAAAAAAGCGATGATTCGAAGAGGTATCGCTACATGGCCGACTACAATCATAATGTTGGCTTTTGCTACTATAAGTTGGAGAATTACAGCCTTGCCCGAGATTACTACTTAAAAAGCATTCAACTTGCCGAAAAGAATAAGCTGGGAGGGGTAGGTGAAACTTACTATAATAGTGGGCTAGTATATCAAAAACTAGACAGCTTGGAAAAAGCAAATTATTGCTTTAAAAAGGCCATTGAATGTAATACCAAGGAGTTTGGAGAAAATCACTATATGACAGGAATGGCATATATGAACTATGCTGCCTTTTATTCAGATATCCGTGATTATAAGAATAGTTCTAAACTGTATAAAAAATCTCTTGCTATTTTGCAAAACACTCTTGGAGATAAACATCCTTATACATCGTTATGTCTTAAAAATATTGGATTTTTAAACTATCAATTGAATCAATACAAACAGGCTTTGATCTATTTTCAAAAATCACTTATAGCAAAGATATATAACTATAATGATAGCTCAGTATATGTAAATCCAGTCCCTGATATATTTCCAGACATGGATTTACTAGTTGTACTAAAACTAAAAGCACAGGCTTTTAAAAAATTGTCGGAACGCGAAAGAAAGGAAGAAAATCTTAAAGCAGCTCTTGCAACCCTTGAACTTACAACAGTTTTTATTGAGCAACTACGTACGGGTTATCTGTACGAGGGTTCTAAGCTGCAAATAGCAGCAAAGGAGCACGAAACTTACCTGTCTATAGTAGAAATAGCCAATGCCCTATACGAAATTTCAGGCGATTCTAAATACTTGGGTATAGCATTTCGGTATGCTGAGTATAGCAAGTACGCTGTACTCAGGGAACTGAAAAACGAGGAAATGGCCAAGGGGGTTGCTGGAATACCCGATAGCATTAGCGATAACGAGCGTAGGGTAAAACAGCAAATTGCCAGCATTCGAATGCAGGTGGCAGATGAGAGCAAACTGGAACACCCGAATAGGCCGAAGATAGATAGGTGGAACGAGCAGCTGTTCAGCCTATACCAGAACCTTGAGGGGCTAATGCAGAGGCTCGAAAGCAATTATCCGCTTTACTTCAAGCAAAAGTATAGCAACCAAGTTGTAAGCGTAGAGCAGCTGCAGAAGTCAATGGGCAAAAATGAAGCTATACTCGAATACGTACTCGGCAACAATGCATTATATACCTTTACCATTACTAAGGAAACATTCCAACTTGTAAAGCAGGAGGCTGATAGTACCAGCCACACAAGTCTTAACTTTTTAATATCAGCCCTGCATAGCGAATACTCATCGGATTATGCTGCCTACAGGAATTCCGCTTATGCCCTTTACAAGAAACTTATCTACCCCGTTGAGCCTTTGCTAAAAAACAAAAGCCTACTTATAATCCCAGATGGTGGGCTGAACCTTATCGCCTTTGATATACTCATAGACAAACCTTATCGGGATGGCGATAAGCGTGATTACAGGCAAGAATCATATTTACTAAAGAAATATCCTATAGGCTATGCCTACTCGGCTACTTTATACAATAATACCTTAAGCAATACGTATAAAGGTTCACCCGATTTTCTTGGAATTGCACCCGATTACAAAAACTCAAAGGATTCGCTAAGAAGCATTCCCTTGGGGTTACAGAATATTAGGAAGATTGCTCTGCTTACATTCGGAAAATCGCTAACGGGGAATAGTGCAACTGAAGGGGCGTTTAAAAAATATTGTGGTAGGTACGGTATTATCCATTTCTACGCACATGGTTTTGAGGATACTCTTAACCCAGCCAACTCAAAACTTGTTCTATCCGCCCCTACAGATTCTGTAAACGATGGATACCTGCACGCCTGGGAGGTTTACAATATGCAACTGAATGCAGAACTGGTGGTGCTTGCATCCTGTTACTCTGGATCCGGCAAAATGTCGAAGGGAGAAGGAGTGCTGAGCTTAAGTAGAAGTTTTATGTATGCTGGTAGCAAATCGTTAATAATGTCGCTTTGGGTTGCTTATGATAGATCCACAAACAGTATACTAAATAGTTTTTACCTGAATATGCTAAAAGGGATGCGAAAGGATGAGGCTCTTAGACTTGCAAAACTAGAGTATCTGGAAAATGCCGACCTAGCATCCCCACGTTTTTGGGCTGGTATAGTAGTAAATGGAAACCAAAATGCCTTATACAGTTATTGGTACTTAAAAAAGGCAATTATAGCAACTATAATTATTTTAATACTATTCCTCATTTTCAGAAAACGAAAAACGATAGGAACCAAGTTAAGGAAATTTTCACGCTAA
- a CDS encoding tetratricopeptide repeat protein, producing MTLPIDRDTIIAFLLNTLPLEQMSIVADEILADGYLAKIYEEEKIKVETHQYADNELSPSQRVEFEHTLKKRLELSKEVYLQREINNSIENLILKEKLEEAYRNYVSAKEHPSTTRTFSINRKLKYWLVAASIAVLIISGGGIAYYFQPNDSLENSLYAKYYAPYDYSGYMINSNSFSIAKQKYMDGEYTNALLLLKDLPSSVTIEVERNLFIGLALMEVGKYSVAADYLEQVLNNQSKLDYFPQARWYLGLCYLKIGDKEKAINTFRAIVDGNDYNYKKAKRILKKLSD from the coding sequence ATGACCTTACCGATTGATAGAGATACGATTATTGCTTTTCTACTCAACACACTTCCTCTGGAACAAATGTCTATTGTTGCGGATGAAATACTCGCCGATGGATATTTAGCAAAAATATACGAGGAAGAAAAAATTAAGGTAGAAACGCATCAATATGCTGATAATGAATTATCACCATCTCAAAGGGTTGAATTTGAACACACGCTAAAAAAGAGGTTAGAACTCTCGAAGGAGGTCTACCTACAAAGAGAAATAAATAATTCTATTGAAAATCTTATACTTAAGGAGAAACTAGAAGAGGCTTATAGAAACTACGTATCCGCCAAAGAACATCCTAGCACCACTCGGACTTTTTCTATAAATAGAAAACTTAAATATTGGCTAGTTGCTGCTTCTATTGCGGTACTAATTATCTCGGGAGGTGGGATTGCGTATTATTTTCAACCCAACGATTCGTTGGAGAATAGCCTTTACGCAAAATATTATGCCCCATACGATTATTCTGGTTACATGATCAATAGCAACTCTTTTAGTATTGCCAAGCAGAAATATATGGATGGGGAGTATACAAATGCTCTACTACTTTTAAAAGATTTGCCATCATCCGTAACTATTGAAGTTGAGCGAAACTTATTCATTGGATTGGCTCTAATGGAGGTTGGCAAATATAGCGTAGCAGCCGACTACCTCGAACAGGTTCTTAATAACCAGAGCAAACTTGATTATTTTCCTCAAGCAAGATGGTATCTAGGACTTTGCTACCTAAAAATTGGAGATAAAGAAAAAGCAATTAATACTTTTCGGGCTATCGTAGATGGCAATGATTATAACTACAAAAAGGCCAAGCGTATTTTAAAGAAACTCAGTGATTAA
- the lepA gene encoding elongation factor 4: MDNIRNFCIIAHIDHGKSTLADRLLDLTHTLTERESQNQVLDSMDLEREKGITIKSHAIQMEYMYQGSNYLLNLIDTPGHVDFSYEVSRAIASCEGALLIVDATQGIQAQTISNLYLALNHDLEIIPVVNKIDMDAAMVEDVKDQIVDLIGCKRDEILSVSAKTGEGVPVILDEIIKRIKPPKGDSNAPLQALIFDSVFNPFRGIIAYFKIFNGTIKKGDKVKFFNTGQEYEADEVGILRLKLISRGSLNAGNVGYIISGIKESKEVKVGDTITHVVNPCLKSIEGFADVKPMVFAGLYPVDADEYEDLRASLDKLRLNDASLTYEPESSLALGFGFRCGFLGLLHMEIVQERLYREFDIDVITTVPNVSYKVHTTKGEIIEVHNPSGLPAPTVIDHIEEPVINAQVITKSEYLGGVMKLCIDKRGILKNQVFLTSDRVELTFRLPLSDIVFDFYDKLKSISRGYASFDYHIDGFQTATLVKLDILLNGEMVDALSSLIHRDYAYDFGRKMCEKLRELIPRQQFDIAIQAAIGAKIIARETVKALRKDVTAKCYGGDITRKRKLLEKQKKGKKRMRQIGTVEVPQEAFLAVLKMD, from the coding sequence ATGGATAACATCAGGAACTTCTGCATAATTGCCCATATTGATCACGGGAAGAGCACCCTTGCCGATAGATTACTTGATCTTACCCACACTCTTACCGAGCGTGAATCCCAAAATCAGGTTTTGGATAGCATGGATCTGGAGAGGGAGAAGGGGATCACCATTAAGAGTCATGCAATACAGATGGAGTATATGTATCAGGGGTCGAATTATCTTCTAAACCTGATTGACACCCCAGGTCATGTCGACTTCTCGTATGAAGTATCACGGGCAATCGCTTCCTGCGAAGGGGCATTACTTATTGTTGATGCAACTCAAGGAATTCAGGCGCAAACCATATCAAATCTTTACCTTGCCCTAAATCACGATCTTGAGATTATACCTGTTGTGAATAAAATCGATATGGATGCTGCAATGGTTGAGGATGTTAAGGATCAGATTGTGGATCTTATTGGTTGCAAACGCGATGAAATATTATCGGTTAGCGCAAAAACAGGGGAAGGCGTACCAGTTATTCTGGATGAAATTATAAAAAGGATCAAGCCACCAAAAGGTGACTCAAACGCTCCATTACAGGCTCTAATTTTCGACTCTGTTTTTAATCCTTTCCGTGGAATCATCGCCTATTTCAAAATTTTCAATGGAACGATTAAAAAAGGCGACAAAGTTAAATTCTTTAATACTGGTCAAGAATACGAGGCTGATGAGGTTGGTATTTTAAGATTAAAGTTAATTTCCAGAGGGTCATTAAACGCTGGGAATGTTGGGTATATCATCTCAGGAATCAAGGAATCAAAAGAGGTGAAAGTAGGTGATACCATTACCCACGTTGTCAATCCTTGTCTTAAGTCTATTGAGGGTTTTGCTGATGTAAAACCCATGGTTTTTGCGGGCCTATACCCTGTAGATGCCGATGAATATGAAGATTTACGCGCATCATTGGATAAACTTAGATTGAACGATGCCTCGCTTACATATGAACCCGAATCATCACTAGCGTTAGGATTTGGTTTCCGTTGCGGATTCTTGGGTCTGCTTCACATGGAGATTGTACAGGAGCGTTTGTACAGAGAGTTTGATATTGATGTTATTACAACCGTACCCAACGTATCCTATAAAGTTCATACTACTAAAGGAGAGATAATAGAGGTTCATAATCCAAGTGGATTACCCGCTCCAACCGTAATTGATCATATTGAGGAGCCAGTTATCAATGCTCAGGTTATTACTAAATCTGAGTATCTTGGCGGGGTGATGAAACTTTGCATTGATAAACGTGGAATCCTAAAGAATCAGGTATTTCTAACTTCAGATAGGGTAGAGTTGACCTTCCGCTTACCGCTTAGCGATATTGTTTTCGATTTCTATGATAAGTTAAAATCTATTTCCAGAGGATACGCCTCGTTCGACTATCATATCGATGGATTTCAGACGGCAACCCTTGTTAAGCTCGATATTCTGCTTAATGGCGAGATGGTTGATGCACTGTCATCGCTTATTCATCGGGATTATGCGTATGATTTTGGTCGTAAGATGTGCGAGAAGTTACGTGAGCTTATTCCACGCCAACAATTCGACATTGCAATTCAAGCAGCTATTGGAGCAAAAATTATTGCTCGTGAAACCGTTAAGGCTTTACGTAAAGACGTTACTGCAAAGTGCTATGGTGGTGATATAACCCGTAAGCGTAAGCTGTTGGAGAAGCAGAAGAAAGGTAAGAAACGTATGCGCCAGATTGGAACGGTTGAAGTTCCTCAGGAGGCATTCCTTGCAGTTCTTAAAATGGATTAA
- a CDS encoding HAD family hydrolase: protein MLNKIKVIGFDADDTLWENEPYYRETEDKFCDLLKDYLPKNKVEEELFKTEMNNLELYGYGIKAFTLSLIETAIRISNSQISSSKIKTIIEIGKEQINRPNHLLDGVNLVLETLKPKYKLIVATKGDLLDQERKLNNSNLLQYFHHIEIMSDKQEGNYKDLLKHLDIEPDEFLMVGNSLKSDILPVLNLGGYGVFIPFHVTWLHERVDESEVSNPRFYKVDSLHELLKLKLLEL, encoded by the coding sequence ATGTTGAATAAAATCAAGGTTATAGGTTTTGATGCAGATGATACACTCTGGGAAAATGAACCATACTACCGCGAAACTGAGGATAAATTTTGTGATCTACTAAAGGATTATTTACCAAAGAATAAGGTTGAAGAGGAACTTTTCAAAACCGAAATGAATAATCTTGAACTTTACGGTTACGGTATTAAAGCGTTTACCCTTTCGTTGATTGAAACTGCCATTCGGATTTCGAATTCCCAGATTTCATCCTCAAAGATTAAAACAATAATTGAGATTGGGAAAGAACAAATAAATAGACCAAACCATCTACTGGATGGTGTGAATCTTGTTCTTGAAACATTAAAACCTAAATATAAACTGATTGTGGCAACAAAGGGTGATTTGCTCGATCAGGAAAGAAAACTGAATAATTCAAACCTCCTCCAGTATTTTCATCACATTGAAATTATGAGCGATAAACAGGAGGGTAACTACAAAGATCTTCTTAAGCATCTTGATATTGAGCCAGATGAATTTCTGATGGTAGGTAACTCCCTTAAATCAGATATACTTCCAGTGCTTAACCTAGGTGGGTATGGCGTTTTCATTCCATTTCATGTAACATGGCTACATGAACGTGTTGACGAGAGTGAGGTTTCAAATCCAAGATTTTATAAGGTGGACTCTTTACATGAATTACTAAAATTGAAACTGCTTGAATTATAG
- the groL gene encoding chaperonin GroEL (60 kDa chaperone family; promotes refolding of misfolded polypeptides especially under stressful conditions; forms two stacked rings of heptamers to form a barrel-shaped 14mer; ends can be capped by GroES; misfolded proteins enter the barrel where they are refolded when GroES binds) encodes MSAKELKFNIDGRDQLKKGVDKLANAVKITLGPKGRNVIIEKKFGSAQITKDGVTVAKEIELEDPFENVGAQMVKEVASKTADDAGDGTTTATVLAQSIVAVGLKNVTAGANPMDLKRGIDKGVAKVIESLRKQSISVGDDYVKIEQVATISSNNDSEIGKLIAEAMKKVKKEGVITVEEAKGIETTVEIVEGMQFDRGYISPYFITDPEKMEAVLENPFILITDRKISTMKDILPVLEPVAQAGRSLLIIAEDIEGEALATLVVNKLRGSLKIAAVKAPGFGDRRKEMLEDIAILTGGVVISEEKGLRLDAAKMEMLGKAEKLTIDKDNTTIVNGAGAKETIAKRVAQIKIQIENTTSDYDREKLQERLAKLAGGVAVLYVGASTETEMKEKKDRVDDALSATRAAVEEGIVPGGGVAYIRAIAALDKLKGDNDDETTGILIIKRAIEEPLRQIVENAGLEGSVIVQKVKEGKGDYGYNAQTDKYENLYASGVIDPTKVTRVALENAASIAGMLLTTECVIVEKKEEHSAPMGNPGMGGMGGMGGMM; translated from the coding sequence ATGTCAGCAAAAGAATTAAAATTTAATATTGACGGGCGCGATCAACTTAAAAAAGGTGTTGATAAACTTGCAAACGCCGTTAAAATAACCCTTGGTCCCAAAGGTCGTAATGTAATTATTGAGAAGAAATTTGGCTCAGCTCAAATCACCAAGGACGGTGTTACCGTTGCAAAAGAAATTGAACTTGAAGATCCTTTCGAAAACGTAGGGGCTCAGATGGTTAAAGAGGTTGCTTCTAAAACTGCCGATGATGCAGGTGATGGAACAACTACCGCTACCGTGCTTGCACAGTCAATTGTAGCCGTTGGGTTAAAAAACGTTACCGCAGGTGCAAATCCAATGGATTTAAAGCGTGGTATTGATAAGGGTGTTGCAAAAGTTATTGAAAGCCTAAGAAAACAGAGCATTTCTGTTGGTGATGATTATGTAAAAATTGAGCAAGTAGCTACAATTTCTTCAAACAACGATAGCGAAATTGGTAAGCTTATCGCTGAAGCAATGAAGAAAGTAAAGAAAGAAGGTGTTATTACAGTTGAAGAGGCAAAAGGTATTGAAACAACCGTTGAGATTGTTGAAGGTATGCAATTCGACCGTGGTTACATTTCACCTTATTTCATTACCGATCCAGAAAAGATGGAGGCCGTTCTTGAGAACCCATTCATCCTTATTACCGATCGTAAGATTTCTACAATGAAGGATATTCTTCCAGTTCTTGAGCCTGTTGCACAAGCTGGTCGTTCATTGCTTATTATTGCTGAAGATATAGAAGGTGAAGCTCTTGCCACACTAGTAGTTAACAAACTACGTGGTTCACTAAAGATTGCTGCTGTTAAAGCTCCTGGTTTTGGTGATCGTCGTAAAGAGATGCTAGAAGATATAGCAATTCTTACTGGTGGTGTTGTAATTAGCGAGGAGAAAGGTCTTCGTTTAGACGCAGCCAAGATGGAAATGCTTGGAAAAGCAGAAAAATTAACAATTGACAAGGATAATACAACCATTGTTAATGGTGCTGGTGCAAAAGAAACTATCGCAAAGAGAGTTGCACAAATTAAAATTCAAATTGAAAATACCACATCTGACTACGATCGTGAGAAATTACAAGAACGTCTTGCTAAACTAGCTGGTGGTGTTGCAGTTCTTTATGTTGGTGCTTCTACAGAAACCGAGATGAAGGAGAAGAAGGATCGCGTTGACGATGCTCTTAGCGCAACCCGTGCTGCTGTTGAGGAAGGTATTGTTCCTGGTGGTGGAGTTGCTTATATTCGCGCTATTGCTGCTCTTGATAAACTAAAAGGCGATAATGATGATGAAACTACTGGAATTCTTATTATAAAACGTGCAATTGAAGAACCACTAAGACAAATTGTTGAGAATGCTGGTCTTGAAGGTTCAGTAATTGTTCAGAAGGTTAAAGAAGGTAAAGGCGATTATGGTTACAACGCACAAACAGATAAATATGAAAATCTTTATGCATCTGGTGTTATCGACCCAACCAAAGTAACACGTGTTGCATTGGAAAACGCCGCATCAATTGCTGGAATGCTATTAACAACTGAGTGTGTTATAGTTGAAAAGAAAGAGGAGCATTCTGCACCAATGGGTAACCCAGGAATGGGCGGAATGGGCGGAATGGGCGGAATGATGTAA
- a CDS encoding co-chaperone GroES, with amino-acid sequence MSVKIKPLADRVLVEPTAAEEKTASGIYIPDTAKEKPQKGTVIAVGPGTKDVTMEVKVKDVVLYGKYAGTEISVDGKDYLMMKQSDILAIV; translated from the coding sequence ATGTCAGTAAAGATTAAACCATTAGCCGACAGGGTACTTGTTGAACCAACGGCGGCAGAAGAAAAAACCGCAAGTGGAATTTATATTCCTGATACAGCTAAAGAAAAACCTCAAAAAGGCACAGTTATCGCAGTTGGCCCTGGAACAAAAGACGTAACCATGGAGGTTAAGGTTAAAGACGTTGTTCTTTATGGAAAATATGCTGGTACTGAAATCAGCGTTGATGGTAAGGATTATTTAATGATGAAACAATCAGATATCCTTGCAATTGTATAA
- the secG gene encoding preprotein translocase subunit SecG encodes MYILISVLIIVVCIFMVLIVLVQNSKGGGLASNFAGSNQIMGVRKTADFLEKATWTLAVSLLVLSLLASLTMPKDRANASRSEIEKQIQDTQDPTALPNFPNATQQPGQAQKDTSKN; translated from the coding sequence ATGTATATTCTTATTTCAGTTCTGATCATTGTAGTCTGCATCTTCATGGTATTAATTGTACTAGTGCAGAATTCAAAAGGAGGCGGATTAGCTTCCAACTTTGCTGGTTCAAACCAGATTATGGGCGTTCGTAAAACTGCTGATTTTCTTGAAAAAGCAACATGGACATTAGCTGTTAGCCTTTTAGTACTTAGCCTTTTAGCATCGCTTACAATGCCAAAGGATAGAGCGAATGCAAGCCGCTCAGAAATTGAGAAACAGATTCAGGACACTCAAGATCCAACGGCTCTCCCTAATTTTCCTAACGCAACACAGCAACCAGGACAAGCGCAAAAGGATACATCCAAGAATTAA
- a CDS encoding LptE family protein produces MSILTFVGLVIIPISSCRIQYSFTGASISPDIKTVSVEYFQNYASLVNPSLSRIFTEALKDRFITQTSLNLVKENGDLQFSGQITSYLTSPIAIQGNEVAAKNRLTISIKVKYENVKDSKYNFDKTISQFEDFGGEQEFSSVEQALVKTIVDKIVDEIFNSSVANW; encoded by the coding sequence ATGTCGATTCTAACATTTGTGGGATTAGTGATTATTCCAATTTCAAGTTGCAGAATACAGTATTCATTTACTGGGGCTTCAATATCTCCTGACATTAAAACGGTTAGCGTTGAATACTTCCAGAACTATGCAAGTCTTGTGAATCCTTCACTCAGTCGGATTTTTACAGAAGCTTTAAAAGATAGATTTATAACACAAACTAGTTTAAATCTGGTAAAGGAAAATGGCGATTTACAATTTTCCGGTCAAATAACTAGCTATTTAACCTCACCCATTGCGATACAGGGAAATGAGGTAGCTGCAAAGAATAGGTTAACTATTTCTATAAAGGTTAAGTACGAAAATGTAAAGGATAGTAAGTACAATTTCGATAAGACCATCTCTCAATTTGAAGACTTTGGTGGAGAGCAAGAGTTTTCATCGGTTGAACAGGCACTTGTTAAAACGATAGTTGATAAGATTGTTGACGAAATTTTTAATAGTTCAGTTGCAAATTGGTAA
- a CDS encoding sigma-54-dependent Fis family transcriptional regulator, with product MDIQSIKQRFSIIGVSDELNRAIDIARQVAPTDLSVLITGESGTGKEVFPQIIHHFSARKHGQYIAVNCGAIPEGTIDSELFGHEKGSFTGATESRQGYFEVANGGTIFLDEVAELPSSTQVRLLRVLESGEFIRVGSSKVHKTNVRVVAATNVAIPYAIQEGKFREDLYYRLNTVPIQIPPLRDRMDDIPLLFRKFASDFADKYRMPQISINDDARRILVSYKWPGNIRQLKNITEQISIIEETRNVTPEVLMRYLPDYNSIKLPALLDKKGFVDEQTFSSEREILYKVLFDMRNDVNDLKKLVLDLLRSNPNDIEIKNESAKLLNNLYNTSDALITPVSVQVDSKSYTQNQANIQDTEEIVEESLSLENKEIEFIKKALDKHKGKRKMAAGELGISERTLYRKIKEHNID from the coding sequence ATGGATATTCAGAGCATTAAGCAACGATTTAGTATAATAGGAGTTTCGGATGAACTAAATAGGGCGATTGATATTGCCCGTCAGGTAGCTCCTACAGATTTATCGGTTTTAATTACAGGCGAAAGTGGGACTGGGAAAGAGGTTTTTCCTCAGATAATCCACCATTTTAGCGCTCGGAAACATGGACAATATATAGCAGTTAACTGTGGTGCAATACCAGAAGGAACTATTGATTCGGAATTGTTCGGGCACGAAAAGGGATCATTTACTGGTGCAACTGAAAGCCGTCAAGGTTATTTTGAGGTTGCTAATGGAGGTACGATCTTTCTTGACGAGGTGGCGGAATTACCATCTTCAACACAAGTTCGTCTGCTCAGAGTTCTTGAGTCGGGCGAATTTATTAGGGTTGGCTCTTCAAAGGTTCATAAAACAAATGTTAGGGTTGTTGCCGCAACCAATGTAGCAATTCCTTATGCCATTCAAGAGGGAAAATTTCGTGAGGATCTGTATTATCGATTAAATACTGTACCCATTCAGATTCCCCCATTACGTGATCGTATGGATGATATACCTTTGCTTTTCCGCAAATTTGCCTCTGACTTTGCGGATAAGTACCGTATGCCCCAAATATCCATAAATGATGATGCTCGTCGGATTTTAGTTTCCTATAAGTGGCCAGGGAATATTAGGCAGCTTAAGAATATTACCGAGCAGATATCCATAATTGAAGAGACCAGAAATGTGACCCCAGAGGTTCTTATGCGATATCTTCCGGATTATAATTCAATTAAACTGCCTGCATTATTAGACAAGAAGGGATTTGTTGATGAACAAACATTTTCATCGGAGCGAGAAATACTTTACAAAGTTCTTTTTGATATGCGCAATGACGTTAACGATCTTAAAAAACTTGTGCTTGACCTTTTACGGAGTAATCCTAATGATATTGAGATTAAAAATGAAAGTGCAAAGTTGTTAAATAATCTATATAATACTTCCGATGCTTTAATTACGCCCGTTTCTGTTCAGGTAGATAGTAAATCATATACTCAAAATCAGGCAAACATTCAGGATACAGAGGAGATTGTTGAAGAGTCTTTATCTCTTGAAAATAAGGAGATAGAGTTCATTAAAAAGGCTCTCGACAAACATAAAGGGAAGAGAAAAATGGCAGCTGGTGAATTGGGTATTTCTGAAAGAACGCTTTATCGCAAAATAAAAGAGCATAATATTGATTAG